The window GCTGCAGCCAAGGCGCCTTGGCGTTGGGGACGGGTGGCATCGAGGCTCTCCTGGCTTGGCGGCTGTTTTGAGCTGGGATATTGATGGCTGATGGACAAGGTAAGACAGACAAAGCAaggcaagacaagacaagactgACATGCTGAAACGGCACTTCTCTCAGCATCGTTCGatccaacaacaacaagcttCACCACCATCGTGCTCGCCCATAACGGGTAAAAATAGACTCATGGGTGGCCAGGACCTTTTGGGTCACAAGCGGATATATCCCAGCCCAAGCGGCTCTAGCCTCCTGCAGCGGCAGGGATGAGGCGACGACCAAGCGACGATGCTGTTCAGCTCGTTTGGGCAATCGCCGCAGCCTTAAAATCTATGCTTAAATACAGAGAGGAGCCCAAGCAAATTCTCGTGTTTCCTTGTGTGACAACgcgtttcttcttttacgGCGGCTCTGGACTTGCTCGCCTCGTCGAATCTATCGCTCCCCTTACGACTGATTGGCTTGCAGTTTCTTGCGCCGTTCACTATGCGCTCTACTCTTCAGTACGCCTCGCTGGCAGCTCTTGTTGCCGCTGGCACAGCCTCTGCAGGCGTCGTCTCCGTTCCCTTTGAGAAGCGATTCCTTGACAGCAACCCGCTCCCATCATTGCTGCGTCGCGATGGCACTGTTGCGCTTGATGCCCTCAACAACATCACTGGAGGCGGTTACTATGCCGAGTTCAGCGTCGGCACGCCGCCCCAGAAGCTGAGCTTCATGCTCGACACTGGTAGTAGCGATACCTGGGTCAACTCGGTGGATGCAGATCTCTGCACAGACTCGATTATACAGGAGGAAGTTGGAGAATTCTGCTCAAAGCAATGTAAGTCGGCCATTTCCTCATGTCTCAGATTAGCTCAGTTGGCTAACATCATTCGCATCGCAGTTGATCAGACCAAAAGCAAATCCTTCAATTCAACTAGACAGCTCTTCAACATCACCTATCTAGATGGCCGCAACATCAGGGGCAGATACTTCAAAGACACCGTTACCATCAACAACGCCGCGATTAAGAACCAGCAAATGGGCCTGGCCCTGGAGTCTGTCCGTGGAACAGGCCTTATGGGCTTGGGATTCAGGTCAAACGAGGCGGCTGCAATCAAATATCCGACCGTCATCGAAAACATGGTTTCTCAAAAGATCATTGCCATGCCCGCCTTCAGTCTCTACCTCAATGATCTGCAGACCAGCCAGGGCTCTATTCTCTTCGGCGGCGTCGATACCGACAAGTTCCACGGCGGTCTCGCCACTCTGCCCTTCCAATCGCTCCCTGCATCCGTTTCTAGGACTTCGGATATTGTCATGTACGCCGTCCAGTTGAATGGACTCAAGGTATCTGGCGTCGATACTCCTTCGGTCAACGCCACCGCCGTTCTCGACTCTGGTTCGACCATCAGTCTTCTCCCGGGTGATGTCGTACAAGCTGTTTGGAAAGAGTTTGGCGTCATGAACGTCCAAGGCGTTCCTAATCCGTTTGTCGACTGCGCCAAGGCGAATCTCAAGGATACGTCTCTCAGCTTCCAGTTTACAAACAAGACCATCCAAGTGCCCATTGACGAAATGGTCATCAACAACTTGGCCAGCGTCCAAGATCAGATCTTCTCGGACCCAACCCTGAAGCAGGTATTCAAGGGCTGGAGCGGCGTCTGCACGTTCGGCATGGCTTCCACCTCGGATTTCGGCATCTCATCCGACCAATTCGTTCTCCTTGGAGACACTTTCTTGCGCTCCGCCTATGTCGTGTATGACCTGCAGAACCAGCAGGTCGGCATTGCCCAGGCGACGCTCAATtcaaccagcagctccatcaTTGAGTTCCAGGCAGGCTCCAAATCTATTCCAGGCCCCGTTTCCACAGGCTCCGACGACAGTTCGAGTGACGACGGCGACTCCTCGGGCAAAGGTAAGACTCCCAGTATCCTTGGCAACCCTGACCAGTTCTAACGCTTCTTTAGACAACGCCGGCGTCGCGCTGTATCCTGCCTTCTCGGCCGCTATTGCAGGCACCCTCTTTGTGACTCTTTCTATGATTATGACTGCGctatagaaaaaaaaaagaagcaaatatAGCGAGGTGTTTaggatattttttttctcaactaataactattactattatGGGTGACGTGAGAGCACATGGCAGGATCCTCGTAAATTTGCGAGTCATGGTATAAAAATGTTTGGATACGAAATGAGAGAGGTATGGAAGCGATGCTGGCTTCTCGAATACGTTGCATATGTTATGAATTTGTTGAATATACCAAGCGCACATACAAATAGGCGCTGAAAacattatatatataattctgATAAATAAAGATTTCTTGACATTCAAACCACAACTTTCCTCAAGAGAACTATTCGTATAGCTTCGAGGGTTGTCTTCATGGGAAAGGCATTTACTCTAGGTTCCAAACATGGCTAATAACGGGGTAAAAATCTCTGCCAAAGAAGTAGCTGTCAATTATAGCCATAGAAGACGATTTTTAAATCTAAATAAAACGCCTTTCCCTGTATGCAGGAGCATATCCCTCAGCTCCGATCCTCCAATACATTGTGCCTATTATTGCCTCACTGCCTCCCTTTCGTTTCGTCTCCCCAGTCTTTCTACTCGTCCTTTTGCTCGccattcttctcatccttctttcCACCAAACTCGTTGAAAAACCGTTCTCTCGCCAGGTCATTCACAGCATTCATGTAATCCTGGCGATTATTCAATGTCCTGCTCTCTCCATAAGCCTGTGCATTGCCCAGATTCGCACCCTCAGCCCCGAGGCCGACGCCCTCCCGATATACGTTGGTCACGATACTCTCAGTGCGTCCCTCCGCATTAGCTCCCAGGCCAGTGCCAGTCGTCCAACCCATCTTGGCAAGCATGCCGGCGCCCTTGGACTGGACCGGAGCTTTCTCTTGAGCTGGGGGTTTGGCCTGGTCCTTTTGGACTCCTGGAGCGCCTTTATCGCTTGAGGTTGGCAAAGGCTTCTTGGGCTGATTCCACTGTTGACGCCGCTCCTTGGCTCTGTCACGATATTTCGGTGCCGTAGAgctggcatcatcatctgcttctgcttgcgTCTGCGGCTGGATACCCCGTTTTGCTAATCTCTCTAGTGCATTCTTGATAGACTGCTCATCTTGCAGCTTTTCTGCGTGTAGCTGCGAACCTTCATGGCGACCTAGTTCGTCTAGTGACTTGAATTTGCGCATGCAAAGAAGACATTGAAGTTTATCTCTGTCCCCGTATGGAGTGACCGGCTTCTCGGCTTTGGTTGTCGTCTCAGGCTTGCTCGCAGAGGTATTGTCGTCGTTCTGTTCGCTCGGAGGTGGAGGTGCTGGATCTGCGGGAGGTGCCGGAGGCGGTAATGAAGGAGGTGGAGGATCAGTAGCTTGCATGGATGTTCCTGTAATTGAAAACTTGATAGGCGCTGCCTTGGAGCTCTTTGCAGGCTGTGAAGGCTgttttgctgccgctgtgcCACCTGGTTCATTTACATGGATCTCTTcatgcttcttctgccacATGGCCATGTGGCCAGCCATAGCTGGGGCTGACTTCTTGAGGGTAGCGCCCAGGGGATCatctgcttttcttttctttgcctttttgctaTTGTCCTGCTCGCCGCCTTTGGGCTCTCCGTTTCCCGTGGGATTCTCAAGGGATTCGGCGGCAACAACCTTTTGGCTGGGATATGCTCGTAGATCGCGGTATCGAACACGCAGAGTAGGATTGAACAGAGGATTGAAGGAGTATCGTTCTGTTTCAGGCATAATCTGATGCTCTTCAGGAACAAACACTCCCATGTGAATATGCGAAACGGTGACGGCGCAAGCCGAAACAGTaaaagatggcagcagcttgattTTGGCCATGGCGTCAACAGCATCTTGCAGAGTCCAGAACTCAGCAAAGCCATATTTAGCCGACTCCTCAGTGCTAGGATCGCGCATCAAGAATACGCGGTGCAGCGATCCTGGGCGTGCACCAGTTCGAGCGGCACGATCAGCTGGAGCAGTCGATTGCAGCTTTGAGCCCGATGCCAGCTTCTGACCGGCTGCGTCAGGCTTCTCAAGCTCAAGTCGCTTCATATCCGCAGCAAACATGTCCTCGTTAACGAACGCAGGTAGGGGATAGACTACCAGGATCTGCGTAGGTGCATCGCCCACATCGGCCGCTGGGTTTAGGCTGAGATGCATTGCTGAAGCTAAGAATGATATAAGTCGTCAGCCATGGATAGCGTTGAGAGTATGTGTTTAGCAACATACAAGATGGTGACGTGCCGCACCGCTTGCACTTTGTGCGTGAAGAATAGTTACTGAAACCGCACTGCGTACATTTCAAGTTAGTTATGGCTCTAGTTAATGCAGCAGAGATAACCTTACAGGTTGGCAGACCCATTGGCCGCCGCCGGAAACACGCGCTTCTGTGTCATCTCTGCGATGAGCAAAGTGGATATAGGCACTAATCTTGCCATCTGGAGCGTCATCAGTGGTGTGAGGCAGAGTGATGCGGACTTTTGGGAAGTTTTCATTGATAAAGGCGGCTGCATGGTCAACATCCTCAAACTGAATGAAAGCCCTGCGTTTTCCTTAACAAAAGTTAGTGACATATTCTCGGCATATAAAGTCAACAGATAGACATACCTTTGGCGTGAGTTATCCGGACATCGACTAATGGGAAGTCGTCCGAGATGCAGCTCTGCACAATGCTCTCTCGTAGCTGGATTCGCGCTTTGATTAGACATACATTACGTCCTGttgttctcttcttcggcatgcTCTTTAAACTCGTCAAACAGTACGGACCTCATCTGCATCTATCTTGCCGGGTAGCCCTTCAAATATGACGGTGTCGCTAGGCGGGCCAGCTTCTCTTAATCGGCCGCCGTCCAGGCCCGGACTGCGAGACCGACTCCTGCTGTAATAGTCCCTGTGCGGCGATCGAGAGTTGTAAGGCCGCCTATCGCGATACGAAGGGGAGGCATAGTCGTTGCCTCTAGCTTCTTGTTCACGGCGTCCACGGTGATAGTCATCGCTATACATGCTGCCCTGGTTGTCACGGCTCCAGTCATGAGGGCTCCGGTCTCGCCTTGGGCGCGCATCAGGAGCGTCGCGGTAgggatgctgatgctgatgctgcgagTACGGCCTGGGGCGATGGTCGCGCCGGTCCCACGCGCCGCCGTCGTGCATGTGCATGTCGTCGTCCCTGGACGGAGACTGTGAATAGCCTCGTTGACCCGTGGGCAAGTTAGCCGTCAAGCTCAATTTCATCTGCCAAGGTGTGTCCCGAAGCTGGAGCTAAGCTCCCATGAGTGCGCGGGCCGTGTCTTTACCCTGCCGCGATGGTTGGTAGTCGTCCGGCCGGTGCTGCAAGTCTCGTGGTCGAGAGTAGCGAGCGTCGCGATGGCGTTCTCGGTCTCTGCCCCGGTCTGGGGATCGTGCGTGATGGTCGTCGCGCATAACGACGGAGGGCAATCAGCGCACAATATATAGAGGgcgtcaagatggagatgcggatggaggaagcaagaagaaatacAGCAGAAGAATAGGGAGTGAAAAGGGTTAGCGATGGCTTGGTCGAGTAAGGCTGAAGACAAGGGAACAAGCCATTGGTGGGATATGTTGGCATATCGATTGCATGTATGGCGGACTGAGTTTACGGAATGCCCAGCAACTTTAGCAGCTGAACGCTGACTCAGCCGCGCTGCGTTCCGGTGGGGAAGGTCGCGTGTCACCCCTCACATATTCCTTGGTGCAAGGTACATGCCCGACAAGCCGTCTGGACTGCGCTTAAACCTTTGCAAACAGCCTGCATCACGATTATACTTTTTGGATCTTCGTCTCGCTTTTACAATATCATTTCAGTCATATCTTCTTCTCATATACATCTACTTTATATTGCATCTTTTTGGATATCCCGAGCGCTCCTTTTTCGCAATACCACCCCTCATTCATTTGTCACTTGTCTCACGTCTACGAAACTGTCTCACTCTGTTCAGCATTGAACTGCTTTCGCCACCAGCCATGGGAGACATCAAAGACGGCGACGCAAATGAAATATGGGAGATGTCGGAACAAAACTGTTATGTGGGCTTAACGCATGATTTCCTCAATATCCAAGCGGCGATAGACAAGGTCCGCAGCCCCATGGCGGGGGCAATCGTCCTATTCGCAGGTTGGTTATAGGACACTCTCATCTCAGACAACATGCGTTCCAAATGACTCACTTTAATAAAACAAAATTTATAGGAACCACGAGAGACAACTTTGCCGGAAAGCCGGTCAAGGAGCTTCAGTACACGGCCTATAACAAATTGGCACTGAGATCAATGCTAGCTATCTGCAAAGACATCCTCACCAAGCACGGACTCAAGGGCATCTCTATGATTCACCGTCTAGGCACTGTACCCATAGGCGAAGAAAGTATCCTCATCGCAGTCTCGTCGCCACACAGAAAAGCTGCCTGGCTGGCAGGAGAAGAGGCCCTAGAAGCGTGCAAGTCAAGAGTAGAGGTatggaagagggaagaatttgagggtgaagaaggcgtcTGGAGGGCAAACCGAGATGGCGCCATGGGACAAAAGACGGATTCATAAGCATGAGTGATGTTGCTCTTctaagttttttttatcttggAAATGTTTCCTCTTGCGCTATCATCTATTAGCATACGAGATACTCGTATCCTTTAACCTCGCTTCTTAATTCCAAACCACGACCAGTCATTCAAATCTTTATCTTCTCATTTCTCGTATACCGGCAGCGGCTCTTTTATATATTCAAACGGGCAAAGCGGTGGATGGTCCGTATCTCGTCTTCCAAGCATGACTATTCAAAGACGCAACAGTTAGCGCATCAACTCAGATATGCGGATTTGGCTTTCAATTCCCTTACCGATATGACTGCTGTACACCTCCGAGAAGGTCTGAGCCGCTCCCACGCCCACAGCAGCAATGCTCTCTGTCAAGGCCGACGGGTAAACGACGATGCCATACTCGGAATGAAGAATCTTCCAAAAATCAGCTGGAAGTCTGACACGATCAACATTCAAAAGTCAGCAATCATGATCAATATCATATCGGCGGGGATGGAATGGCAGCTTAGCGCACTTGTATTGTCCTGATTTGATACATCCGTGCACAAACACGCAAACAGtctccagcatcaccatcCCTTCCTTGATGGCGGTATTGAGCTCTGCGTCTGTCCACTCGTATATTCTCTTTAGCCTTTGTTCTGAGCAGCGCGTCGCAATCGCCCatcccttctccatcttgttAAGCACGCCTTCGTCGTAGTCGAGCATGGTGTCGTGCGAGTGCGATAAAGTGGGTATATCCAACGCTCGAATAAATGCTTCTCTTAAGTCAAAAAATAGGGAAATTTGGAGgcccagcaaagcaaaatTAAAATGCGAATATTTCCGCTTTATTGTCGAGTGTTATTTTCTAAAGAATACGGATTctatgcagcagcaagctttgCAGTGAACAACGGCCGGCCTATATATACAGGTCCCTATAGGCATATGACGACAACGCCGCTAGCCATCAAGGTGCCCGGCAAGCTCAATAGAGTGCGCGGAAAGTTCAACGCTCGCCTCATAGCTGCCCTTATTCTCCACGACTCATGCCATCAAGGTAGTGACTTTGACTAGTTTgaaaggaaaatgaaaattGGAAACCTAAGATcctcaaagaaaaaaaaaatcgccACAAACGGAAGTATCACCCTTTGTTCCCCGAGTTTGTAGGCCGCCAACCCACACATGAAGAGATGAGAAGCTTTggagactttttttttctctccctaGCGCCATCAAACATTTCCATAGCAAAGATGCTATGAAGAAAAGTCAATAACGAAATCAAAAAAATCTTATGAGACTGAATCTTGTGACTCCAGCCGCATAATAACCGCGATCCAGCAGCATTTCTCCTTAGCAGTCTCAGTGCAAACTTTAAGATCAGTCATTTGCAGACCTTGATCTTATGATGCTTGATGCAAGAGCGCGAGCAGCACTCTTTATTAGCCGTGCAAGATgctataagaaaaagaaattaatttaGAAACTTTTCTACTGAGCGTTCTTGATAACTGTAGTGAAACGATGTCTTACTAAGGCGAGGCCGACAGATATTTTCACCATTCTCAGCTTCAATGTTCCCAGCCCCCGTCTTCTGAGCGTCGGGGATGGACATGGCGAAAGCAGAATTCAGGAGGACGGCGAGAACAATAAGAGTATCGAGAAACTTCATTTTTGGAGATGCTCGTTCATAGATTGTGAGTAGGGCAATTGTGAATATGGATCTGTACAAGGATGCAAAGCTTTAAAAAACAGCTTGTCTGCTATAAAGGAGGGTA is drawn from Trichoderma atroviride chromosome 7, complete sequence and contains these coding sequences:
- a CDS encoding uncharacterized protein (EggNog:ENOG41~MEROPS:MER0000932~SECRETED:SignalP(1-21)~TransMembrane:1 (n5-16c21/22o456-477i)) — protein: MRSTLQYASLAALVAAGTASAGVVSVPFEKRFLDSNPLPSLLRRDGTVALDALNNITGGGYYAEFSVGTPPQKLSFMLDTGSSDTWVNSVDADLCTDSIIQEEVGEFCSKQFDQTKSKSFNSTRQLFNITYLDGRNIRGRYFKDTVTINNAAIKNQQMGLALESVRGTGLMGLGFRSNEAAAIKYPTVIENMVSQKIIAMPAFSLYLNDLQTSQGSILFGGVDTDKFHGGLATLPFQSLPASVSRTSDIVMYAVQLNGLKVSGVDTPSVNATAVLDSGSTISLLPGDVVQAVWKEFGVMNVQGVPNPFVDCAKANLKDTSLSFQFTNKTIQVPIDEMVINNLASVQDQIFSDPTLKQVFKGWSGVCTFGMASTSDFGISSDQFVLLGDTFLRSAYVVYDLQNQQVGIAQATLNSTSSSIIEFQAGSKSIPGPVSTGSDDSSSDDGDSSGKDNAGVALYPAFSAAIAGTLFVTLSMIMTAL
- a CDS encoding uncharacterized protein (EggNog:ENOG41) encodes the protein MLDYDEGVLNKMEKGWAIATRCSEQRLKRIYEWTDAELNTAIKEGMVMLETVCVFVHGCIKSGQYKLPADFWKILHSEYGIVVYPSALTESIAAVGVGAAQTFSEVYSSHIVMLGRRDTDHPPLCPFEYIKEPLPVYEK